From Natronogracilivirga saccharolytica:
TGCTTGCCCTGAGCTATTTGAAATCCCGTGCATCAGAACTTGGAATTCCCGATGCTGCTTTCAATGAATGGGATCTCCATATACACGTTCCTGCCGGTTCGGTTCCAAAAGACGGTCCCTCTGCGGGACTGGCACTTCTTTCTGCTGTATCTTCCATTTTTACACAGCGAAAAATCAAAAACACCGTTGCGATGACCGGCGAAATCACTTTACGAGGCTCCGTGTTGCCTGTTGGCGGTATCAAGGAAAAGACACTTGCCGCCAAACGGGCAGGGATAGAAACGGTCATACTTCCCAAGAGAAATCAAAAAGATGTTGATGAGATTGAACAGGATGTGATCAAGGGCCTGAAGTTTCAGTATCTTGACCGAATGGACCCCATACTGGATCTTGTACTGGAAAAAGAGCCCGTGACTGATCCTGCCCAAAAGTTTAAAAGCCGGAAAAGCGACAATGAACGAAGCAAAAGGAAAGAAGAGTACCTGAGTGAACCTGAATCGGAAAGTGTATCAGCAAACTGAAACATGCCGGCTAAATGATCACTGCAAAATGAAATCTCCAGGGAATTTGAAAATCATATGCAGGGATTGATCATCAAAGCGACCGGCAGCTGGTATCACGTTCTGCTGGATGACAAACGAATGGTATCCTGCCGCCTCCCGGGTAAATTCCGCCTTTCAGATGAAGAAGTGACCAATCCGGTTGCCGTTGGTGATAACGTCAGCGTTGACCTGCAGGCTGACGGAACAGGGATAATAGATCAGATCTTCGAACGGAAAAACCGTTTGGTGCGGCAGGCTACCCACGGGAAAAAAGGCATTCAGATAATTGCTGCCAATCTCGACCAGATACTGATTATCCAGTCATTTAAAAAGCCGGCTTTTAAAACCGGCTTTATCGATCGCCTCCTGGTCTCTGCCGGGGCCAATGAGATAAATCCGGTAATCGTCATCAATAAATCGGATCTGGTCAGGAATGAAAAAGATGAAAACAAGATCACCGAACTGGAGGAGTTGTATTCCGGACTCGGCTATCCTTTCTTTGCCGTAAGTATTTATGACCGGGAAAGCATAGACCGGCTGTTTGACGGTATGAAAGGGAAGCTTTCTGCCATGACCGGACATTCCGGCACCGGAAAAACAAGCATCCTTAATACACTGAACCCGGATCTGAATCTCAAAACAGGTGAAATAAGCAACTTCTCCAATAAAGGTAAACACACAACCACTTTTGCCCAGCTTTTTACACTTGCTGATGACACCTATGTTGTAGATACTCCGGGCATACGTGAATTCGGGCTGGTCAATTTTGAACCTTACGAAGTTTCCCTGTTTTATCCCGAGATGAAGGTACTGCGCGAATCATGCCGGTTTTATAACTGCACACATCGTCATGAGCCCTCCTGCGCAGTCATAGAAGCCTTTCAAAACGGTGACATCTCCGAATCCCGCTACCGCAGTTATGTAAATATCGTTGACAGTTTGGCTTCTTGAAAAAATACACTACATTAGCTGAAATTAGTTTCAAACCAGACTGACTGTAACCGAAAAAACTGGAGGGACAGGATATGTATCACACTGTTACAAAAAAGTATATACCTGCATTATCGGCCATCATAATTTTCGCTGCCTTATCATTTCTCCCACAAAATGCTCATGCGCAACTCGGGGACGTTGGTGACTTTCTGAGGGGTGGCGTTGAAGACGGCCAGCTGCTTTTCGAGGAATACCTTGAACCATTTGGTGACGGATTCGGCGCGGGTTTGAATTCCGGCTGGGTTGACCGGGCCAATGCACACGGATTTCTTGGTTTTCATGTAAAAATCAATACAGCTGTGGCACTTGTTCCGGATGCAAGACAAAGTTTTGATGTAAGCGAGCTTGATTTCAGTACCATAAATACGATAGATGGCGGACCTGTAACACCCACTTTCAGCGGCAGTTCAAGTACGGATGTACGGCTTGCCTATGAGATTGAGGGCTTGCGGCTGGCTGATTTCAGGATGCCACCGGGCACCGGCCAGCAATTTATAGCAACACCCATGGTTCAGGCCGGGGTTGGTGTGTTTGGGGACACGGAAATTATGGCACGGTTTATCCCACCGGTGAAATTCCTTGATTACGGCGAAATCTATCTGTATGGCCTTGGTGTTAAGCACGAACTGAATCAATGGCTGCCCGGAGGTGCTCTCCTTCCCGTAACGTTCTCTCTGATGGCAGGCTACACAGCCTTCGGATCCAGCGCCGGACTGGATTCGCGTCCTGATGATTTTGATCCGGACAATGATCAGATCCAGGATGACCTTGGCGGACCTGAGCATCCGGCCTGGGAAGATCAGGAGGTTAGCTTCAGTACAAATGCCTATACTGTAAATCTTCTCGTGGGTAAATCACTCCCTGTAATTTCGGTGTATGCAGGTGCAGGATTCGAAGCATCCAATACATCCATAAATGTTGACGGCCGCTTTCCGTTTTACGTACTCACTCAGGAAGACGGAGAGCCCGTGCGAAAACTGACATCGCTGGATGATCCGATTGATATTTCAATTGACGGTGCCAATAGTTTCCGTGCCCTGGCCGGAGTTCGCATCAGCCTGCCCCTGGTCACGTTCAATGTTGATTATACCCTGGCTGACTATCACATGATCAGCGCCGGACTGGGTATCAGTCTGAGGTAGCCCGCTTTTAATTCATAAAAAAGCCGGTGCCGACAGATACACCGGCTTTTTCAGGCATCATGTGGGTAATGACGAAGAAGCATTGGACATAAGAAGAATGTCAATGGGCATCCAGCCAGTTATCCGAAATGCCGGTTTCGGCTTTAAGGGGCACTTTCAGATCCATGGCCTGCTCCATGATTGAGCGGATTTTCTGAGGAGTAGTTTCAGTCTCCTCTTCAGGCAATTCGAACACCAGTTCGTCATGAACCTGAAGAAGCATGCGTGTCCGTGACTCATCGGAGGCAAGCGCTTTGTCGACTTCAATCATTGCAATCTTTATCAGATCAGCGGCCGTGCCCTGAATAGGCATATTCACAGCCGTCCTCTCGGCAAAACCGCGAATATTTTGATTGCGGGAATGAATATCCGGAATATAACGCCGCCGGCCGGACAATGTCTGAACATATCCTTTTTCCCTTGCAAACGCGGTAGTTTCCTCAATAAAACTCCTGATACCCGGGAAACGGTCAAAATAGGCATCAATGATTGCCCTTCCCTCCTTGTTCGAAATTCCCAGCCTTTGTGCAAGCCCGAAAGCACTGACTCCGTAGGGAATACCGAAATTCACCTCTTTGGCCTTCCTTCGCTGTTCCCGGTCCACCTTTTCCAGGGAGTCTGCTCCGAACAGTTCAGCTGCGGTACGGCTGTGAATATCTTCGTCTTCATTAAATGCCCGTATCATTGCTTCATCACCGGATATGGAAGCAATGATGCGAAGTTCGATCTGGGAATAATCGACAGCCAGAATCCGGTACCCTTCAGCGGCAACGAAGGCTTTGCGGATGCCCCTTCCACGTTCCGTACGTACCGGAATATTTTGCAAATTGGGTTGCGTTGATGAAAGGCGTCCGGTAGCCGTAACATGCTGGTTGAATGTGCTGTGGATTCTGCCGGTAGTCTCATTAACCAGCTTTGGCAAAGCATCCACATAAGTGGACTTCAGCTTTGACAGACCGCGGTATTCCAGTATTTTTGCGGCCACGTCATATTCCTGAGCCAGCTGTGCAAGCACCTGCTCCGAAGTTGAATATTTTCCGGTCGCCGTCTTCTTCTTTGACGGCAGATTCATTTTCTCGAACAGGATGTTTCCAAGCTGCTGCGTTGAGTTGATATTAAACTCTTCGCCTGTCAGATGATAAATTTTGTCGCGAAGCGAAATTATGTCGCGCTCCAGCTCATCGGAAAAGGATGAAAGCAGGTCCAGATCCAGTTTAAAACCATTGGATTCCATGTCTCCAAGCACCCGGGCAAGGGGAAACTCGATATTCTCTGCAAGTCCGGTGACTTCCAGCTCCTGAAGCTTTTTTTTCATAACATTGAAAAGCTGCAGGGTGATATCGGCATCCTCACATGCGTAGGGAGCGACATCTTCAAGGGGAATATCCCGCATCGATTTCTGATTGCGTCCCTTTTCTCCGATGAGTGATTCAATGCTGACCGGATCATAATTCAAATATCCCTGTGCCAATGAGTTCATATCCATTTTCTGGCCGGAGTCAATAAGATATGCGGCCAGCATCGTGTCAAAACACTTTCCTTTGATGGTGATGCCAAACCGCTGCAGAACTCTGTAGTCATATTTAAAATGATGAGCAACTTTGAGGACATCATTCCGCTCAAACAGGGGTTTCAGCATCTGCAGCAGTGTCTTTTTGTCAAAGTCGGACACATGAACATACCATCCCCGGTTTTTTTTGTCAGAGAAAGCAATGCCCAGCAAATCCGCCTGCTGCGGGTTGGTTGATGTCGTCTCTGTATCAAAACTCCAGCTGCCGGCCTGCATCAGAGTATCAATGCTGCTTTGCAACGCTTCGGAACTGGTCACTGTTATGTAATCGACTTCATCCGGATTGAGTGTGTCAAAAGTTGAGGCGGAATTCACTGATTCACTCTCAGTGCCAGGTTCCGGTTCAACGTCGAATAAAGATCCCTGACCTTCGGTTTGCAGTTTATCACTGATGGTTCCAAGCATACCGCTGTCAGCCGTTGCAATTTTCCGGGCCAGCGAACGGAACTGCATTCGCTTGAAAAAAGACACGAGCTTTTCGGTATCGACGCCGTGCCATTTCAGCTCTTTCCAGGATACGGTTTCGGGTACATCCGTATTGATGATAATCATTTCCCTGGATTTCAGTGCCTGATCCTTGTTATTTGTCAATCCCTCCCTGGCACGTTTGCTTTTCATGGAGGGTGCCTGATCTATTGCATTCTCCAGGGTTTCGTATTCCCCGATAATTTTGGCGGCTCCCTTTTTCCCGATCCCGGGAACACCCGGAATGTTGTCCGATGTATCTCCTATGAGTGCCAGGATGTCAACCACCTGCTCCGGTGATACACCAAAGTAATCCACAACCCCCTGAGAGTCGATAATGTCAAAACCGTCCCCCCTGTTCAATGGCTTGTACATATAAACGTTATCGCCGACCAGCTGCATGAAGTCTTTGTCGGGAGTTACCATGTAAACGGCTACCTGCTCATTTTTGGCTTCCGTTGCCAGCGTGCCGATAAGATCATCAGCTTCATACCCGTCCTTTTCAATATTTTCAAATCCGAAAAGTGCAACCATTTCCTTTATCAGCGGTATGGCCTTCTGAAGTTCTTCGGGTTGCGGCGGACGGTTTGCCTTGTAGTTTTCATCCATCTCATGGCGAAATGTAGGAGCATGGGTATCCCAGGCTACAGCAAGAAATTCCGGTTTTTCCTTATCAAGAAGATTGACGAGAGCATTTGCAAAACCATACATGGCTCCGGTCGGAATTCCTTCGGCATTCTTCAGATTGCTCTTTATCATCGCGAAATATGACCTGTAGGCCAGCGCTGTTCCGTCAATCAAAAAAAGTTTTTCGGGCATGAGAGAAATTCCGTTGTTTTGTGTTGCCGGATGAATTTTTCTGTATACATTTATCATGCTGATGATGTCCGTATACCTCCGGATTTTTGGTATTATTCATTTGTAATTACCATCCGGCTGGTTAAAATAACTCAATTTTCATATAACTTTTAGTTTAATTATCCGAATACCATTGATATGTTGACATATGCTTTTTGTTGCAGATTATTGTTTTGAGATGATTCATTTGTGCTTATTTCTCTCCTGAATTAATACGTATGAGCCTGGAAAACGAAACCCGTCAGAAGTTTGAGAGGACAAGAACTTTTTATCGTGAATACACGCGCGATATGACTGCCGAACGCATCGGCAGGGAGTTGCATGACGACTCCCGGAGGCTGATGGAATTGTATTATGATGCTGTCGGGGTTTCCAGGGAAAGCGCAGATAAAAAACAGCCGCCAGTTCGCGTCTTCAAATTAATCTCTTCGCTGCTATCCCGGCTGACTCCGGGCCGTCGGCTGGCACTTGGTTTGTCTTTTGTCGGTTTCGCAATTTATTTTGTGGGAACCGGGCCTGTTGCAGCCCTTCTTTTACCGGTTTCCATCATAACACTGGTACTGCTTCTTTTACTGGAACTTCTGGAAAAGTCGGATGTCAAAAGAGAAATTGATTTGGCAAAAGATATCCAGATCAGTCTGCTGCCTTCTTCGAATATAAAGCTGGACGATCTTGAATTTGCCTCTTTTGCAAGCACTGCCAGTGATGTAGGCGGTGATTATGTCGATGTTATCCATTCCCCCGGCGGAACATATTATATCATTGCTGATGTATCGGGCAAGGGCTTGTCCGCGGCATTATATATGGTCAGACTTCAGGCGCTGGTGCATTTGATCACCGAAAAGTTTGAACCGGAACCGAAAGAACTTTTTATGCATCT
This genomic window contains:
- the rsgA gene encoding ribosome small subunit-dependent GTPase A, yielding MQGLIIKATGSWYHVLLDDKRMVSCRLPGKFRLSDEEVTNPVAVGDNVSVDLQADGTGIIDQIFERKNRLVRQATHGKKGIQIIAANLDQILIIQSFKKPAFKTGFIDRLLVSAGANEINPVIVINKSDLVRNEKDENKITELEELYSGLGYPFFAVSIYDRESIDRLFDGMKGKLSAMTGHSGTGKTSILNTLNPDLNLKTGEISNFSNKGKHTTTFAQLFTLADDTYVVDTPGIREFGLVNFEPYEVSLFYPEMKVLRESCRFYNCTHRHEPSCAVIEAFQNGDISESRYRSYVNIVDSLAS
- a CDS encoding DUF6588 family protein encodes the protein MYHTVTKKYIPALSAIIIFAALSFLPQNAHAQLGDVGDFLRGGVEDGQLLFEEYLEPFGDGFGAGLNSGWVDRANAHGFLGFHVKINTAVALVPDARQSFDVSELDFSTINTIDGGPVTPTFSGSSSTDVRLAYEIEGLRLADFRMPPGTGQQFIATPMVQAGVGVFGDTEIMARFIPPVKFLDYGEIYLYGLGVKHELNQWLPGGALLPVTFSLMAGYTAFGSSAGLDSRPDDFDPDNDQIQDDLGGPEHPAWEDQEVSFSTNAYTVNLLVGKSLPVISVYAGAGFEASNTSINVDGRFPFYVLTQEDGEPVRKLTSLDDPIDISIDGANSFRALAGVRISLPLVTFNVDYTLADYHMISAGLGISLR
- the polA gene encoding DNA polymerase I, giving the protein MPEKLFLIDGTALAYRSYFAMIKSNLKNAEGIPTGAMYGFANALVNLLDKEKPEFLAVAWDTHAPTFRHEMDENYKANRPPQPEELQKAIPLIKEMVALFGFENIEKDGYEADDLIGTLATEAKNEQVAVYMVTPDKDFMQLVGDNVYMYKPLNRGDGFDIIDSQGVVDYFGVSPEQVVDILALIGDTSDNIPGVPGIGKKGAAKIIGEYETLENAIDQAPSMKSKRAREGLTNNKDQALKSREMIIINTDVPETVSWKELKWHGVDTEKLVSFFKRMQFRSLARKIATADSGMLGTISDKLQTEGQGSLFDVEPEPGTESESVNSASTFDTLNPDEVDYITVTSSEALQSSIDTLMQAGSWSFDTETTSTNPQQADLLGIAFSDKKNRGWYVHVSDFDKKTLLQMLKPLFERNDVLKVAHHFKYDYRVLQRFGITIKGKCFDTMLAAYLIDSGQKMDMNSLAQGYLNYDPVSIESLIGEKGRNQKSMRDIPLEDVAPYACEDADITLQLFNVMKKKLQELEVTGLAENIEFPLARVLGDMESNGFKLDLDLLSSFSDELERDIISLRDKIYHLTGEEFNINSTQQLGNILFEKMNLPSKKKTATGKYSTSEQVLAQLAQEYDVAAKILEYRGLSKLKSTYVDALPKLVNETTGRIHSTFNQHVTATGRLSSTQPNLQNIPVRTERGRGIRKAFVAAEGYRILAVDYSQIELRIIASISGDEAMIRAFNEDEDIHSRTAAELFGADSLEKVDREQRRKAKEVNFGIPYGVSAFGLAQRLGISNKEGRAIIDAYFDRFPGIRSFIEETTAFAREKGYVQTLSGRRRYIPDIHSRNQNIRGFAERTAVNMPIQGTAADLIKIAMIEVDKALASDESRTRMLLQVHDELVFELPEEETETTPQKIRSIMEQAMDLKVPLKAETGISDNWLDAH
- a CDS encoding PP2C family protein-serine/threonine phosphatase, encoding MSLENETRQKFERTRTFYREYTRDMTAERIGRELHDDSRRLMELYYDAVGVSRESADKKQPPVRVFKLISSLLSRLTPGRRLALGLSFVGFAIYFVGTGPVAALLLPVSIITLVLLLLLELLEKSDVKREIDLAKDIQISLLPSSNIKLDDLEFASFASTASDVGGDYVDVIHSPGGTYYIIADVSGKGLSAALYMVRLQALVHLITEKFEPEPKELFMHLNDYIKSGKKDKTFVTACAAFFPSDGSPVKICRAGHNPPLFYLAARDTISELRSSGLALGMSQTGVLEKNLKQIQVTMRPGDKLLFYTDGLTEARNENKEQYGDHRLVQLLELYGSLNATTILNKIQISAEEFISGEKLCDDITFTCIQKHPSPVMQPPDAEETAETES